From a region of the Castanea sativa cultivar Marrone di Chiusa Pesio chromosome 10, ASM4071231v1 genome:
- the LOC142612632 gene encoding protein TORNADO 2, which yields MALSNNVIGVINFVAMLLSIPIIGAGIWLANEPDNSCVKLLQWPVIILGILILVVALAGFVGGFWRIPWLLIFYLVAMLILIILLACLVVFIYMVTIRGSGHLEPSRSYLEYHLDDFSGFLRRRVRSPLKWDRIRNCLSSTTMCAELNQSYRMAQDFFNAHITPLQSGCCKPPTQCGYTFVNPTYWISPINNAADMDCLNWSNEQTQLCYGCDSCKAGLLANLKKEWRRADIILLITLVALICVYLTGCCAFRNAKTEDLFRKYKQGYV from the exons ATGGCACTGAGCAACAATGTCATCGGAGTCATCAACTTTGTTGCTATGCTCCTTTCAATTCCAATCATTGGAGCTGGAATCTGGCTAGCAAATGAACCAGACAATTCTTGTGTGAAACTTTTACAATGGCCTGTCATTATTCTTGGGATATTGATCCTGGTTGTAGCACTAGCAGGCTTTGTTGGAGGGTTTTGGAGAATCCCTTGGCTCCTTATTTTCTACCTCGTTGCCATGCTTATTCTGATAATATTGCTTGCGTGTTTGGTGGTTTTCATCTACATGGTCACCATCAGGGGATCTGGCCACCTTGAACCGAGTCGAAGTTACTTGGAATATCATCTTGATGACTTCTCTGGATTTCTTCGTCGAAGAGTTAGAAGTCCATTGAAGTGGGATCGCATAAGGAACTGTCTCAGCTCAACAACCATGTGTGCTGAGTTGAACCAGAGTTATCGCATGGCTCAGGATTTCTTTAATGCACATATTACCCCCTTACAG tCAGGATGCTGTAAGCCACCGACTCAATGTGGGTATACATTTGTGAATCCAACGTACTGGATAAGTCCCATTAACAATGCAGCCGATATGGATTGCTTGAATTGGAGCAACGAGCAGACCCAACTTTGCTACGGTTGTGATTCATGCAAAGCCGGATTATTGGCTAATCTCAAAAAAGAATGGAGAAGAGCGGATATTATATTGCTCATTACTCTTGTGGCTTTGATATGTGTATATTTGACAGGGTGTTGTGCATTTAGGAATGCCAAAACTGAGGACCTCTTTCGTAAATACAAGCAAGGTTATGTGTGA